Genomic window (Nitrosophilus kaiyonis):
ATATATCCGCTTCTTCTTGTATCTTTTCCAACGAGTATTTTATTTGTAACAGAATTTTTTCTAAAATATATTCCAGCACTCATAGCAAGGTTCATTACAAGTTCAGCTGTTAAAAATTTGCCAGCCTCCCCTCTTACGCCATCAGTTCCAAAAAGCTTCATATTAAATTCCTTATTCTTAAAAAATGATTAATTTAAACTTTTTTTAAATAAACTTGGGGTATTATTCTAGCCTAAAATAAATTAAAAAGGATTAAAAAATATGGCACATCATAAATCCGCTTTAAAAAGAATTCGCCAAACAGCTAAAAGAACTGCAAGAAACAGATTTTACAGAACAAGAATTAAAAATATCTCAAAAGCTGTGAGAGAAGCTGTAGCTGCTGGTGATAAAGAAAAAGCATTGGAAGCACTAAAAGTTGCAAATAAAGAATTTCATAAATATGTTAGTAAAGGTGTATTGAAAAAAAATACAGCTGCAAGAAAAGTATCACGCCTTCATAAACTTGTAAACTCTATGACAGAAGCTGCATAAGCTTCTGTAGACCTGCCCATGCTAAAAGAGAAGTTAAAACCATTTATTGAAAGATATGAAGAGATAAATAATCTTTTAAGCTCTCCTGAAATCACTCACGATATTAAAAAAATGACTGAACTTTCTAAAGAACAGTCTGATATTGAACCAATAGTGGAAAAAGCAAAAGAGTATTTTAAAGTAATTGAAGCTATTGAAGAGAACAAAGAACTGCTTGAAGATGAGGAGTTAGGGGAGCTTGCAAAAGAGGAGATAAAAGAGTTAGAGCCTTTGAAAGAGAAGCTTGAAAATGAGATAAAAGTTCTTTTAATTCCTAAAGATCCTAATGATGAAAAAGATATCTATCTTGAAATTAGAGCAGGTACAGGTGGAGAAGAGGCTGCTCTGTTTGCAGCTGATCTTTTCAAAGCTTATGTTAGATACGCTGATTCAAAAGGGTGGAAAGTAGAGATAGTAAGTTCAAATGAGAGCGATAGTGGTGGTTATAAAGAGATTATTGCAAAAATAAAAGGGCAGGGGGTTTATAGCCGATTAAAATATGAAGCAGGTACTCATAGAGTACAAAGAGTTCCAGCAACTGAATCACAAGGAAGAATACATACTTCTGCTGTAACTGTAGCTATTATGCCTGAAGTTGATGATGTAGATGTAGAAATAAATCCTAATGATTTAAAAATTGATGTTTATCGCTCTAGTGGATGTGGAGGACAGTCTGTTAATACCACTGATAGTGCAGTTAGAATTACCCATATTCCTACAGGTAT
Coding sequences:
- the rpsT gene encoding 30S ribosomal protein S20; translated protein: MAHHKSALKRIRQTAKRTARNRFYRTRIKNISKAVREAVAAGDKEKALEALKVANKEFHKYVSKGVLKKNTAARKVSRLHKLVNSMTEAA
- the prfA gene encoding peptide chain release factor 1, which gives rise to MLKEKLKPFIERYEEINNLLSSPEITHDIKKMTELSKEQSDIEPIVEKAKEYFKVIEAIEENKELLEDEELGELAKEEIKELEPLKEKLENEIKVLLIPKDPNDEKDIYLEIRAGTGGEEAALFAADLFKAYVRYADSKGWKVEIVSSNESDSGGYKEIIAKIKGQGVYSRLKYEAGTHRVQRVPATESQGRIHTSAVTVAIMPEVDDVDVEINPNDLKIDVYRSSGCGGQSVNTTDSAVRITHIPTGIVVAMQDEKSQHKNKEKALKILKARIYEKKMREQQEALAKDRKEQVGSGDRSERIRTYNYPQNRITDHRIGLTLYKLDEIMQNGDFDQIIEPLIAHYQAQKMEEAGL